ATAAGGCAGCATCAGCCATACAAGTTACATGCTGCACCCCTACTTGTACAACAGGCTTGCTAACTTTTCCTTCACCTTCCACAGTTGAACCCATCACAAACCCTTTAACAGGTGACCTTGAACTCAATGCAGAATCTCTATTTAGCCTACTATCAATGCAAAATTGGCCACCCTTTTTGCTACTCATTGTAGCTTCAGCAATGGGAATGCTACTAGTTGGGCCATTGTCAGTAACAAGCTCGAATTTGTAACCTAGGCCATCAATAGGGCCTCTTTCTCGCCATGCCTCGAGACGTCCCCAGGGCTTCCAACTGCTAACGGAGAACCCATTAGGGCGGAGAATAAGCCAAGCACCCGGATTTGATCGAGACACGCGATCAGTGCCTGGTGAAGGTACAAATGGAGTGATCATGGAAGCAGCAGCCACGGGTGAACCAGAGAGATCGTATATCATTATCATCCACCCTTTTCTTTCCCTTCCGGATCGTTCCTTGTCTCCAGAAAAGGTTCTCATCCATCCTCTATTAGTAGTGTTGGTAAAATCTGAGGGGAGAGACCTGGATTTACATAAGAACAAGAGGTAAAAATCATAAGTAACAAAATTCAATGTAAGTATTAGAAGTTGTTAAACAACATAACATGGCTAGTACGAGCATAGAGATGTTAAACATGAATGCTGATACCAAAAGAGATTTATATAAAGAAGTACGGTTCAATGATGAGAAGGAAGCCACAGTataactttaaataaaatagaatagcAGAAAATGATacatatacccaaaattttaagaataaggGTTAATTGTAGTTGTTgttattacaaatatatatatatatatatatatatatatatatatatatatatatatatattttgcacaTGGGAAGAAATCCAAAGTAGTTGTGTTTGAGAGATTTGGAGTTTGACCAAACCGGGGTTAGGCAACTATAAGGCCaccaatattttattaaatttctggTTTGTTTTTTAGTTATTATGAAACCATAATTCAAAACGATGGAGATTCATCCCACATGGCTGTAGATAGCATGGTGAAAATTTCggaaataaataacaaaagaagaACATCAAGTCATTCCTGTCTATATTTTCATTGCTAAGAAGATGAATCAATCAACcgatatgtatatattattggTCGGATTTTCCTTCTCAACGGCCAAGTGAAGAGAAATAATGTTGAGCAAATTCATGAATTAACATCCGAAAGAAAGGATcaataaaatcttaaatgaaGGTATTGCTATAGAAAAGCAGACAGTTGTAGTTTGAATTTTGCGTTTGACCAAATTATGATAccaaaatttctaattttcgtCTACAGAGTCTATCAAAATATTGAAGCATTTCTACATATATATTGAAGCATCAATATTCTGAACTTGAAATAAGATCTAACAACTTAAATCCAAGTTGAAATGTCAAATTCTAAATTAGCATGCCAACTTGTTGATAAAGACTCTTGAGagttgaataaataaaaaataaataaataaaaaaggtgaGCTGACCTGGATCTAGAGTTCCGGTCCGCACTAAACTTGCAGCTGAAAACTGGTTGCCTAATATTGTGTTGAATCTGGAAAACAACAGGGCTACACTCAGGTTCACCGCCGAACTGGAAAACGAAGCGGGGATCCGGTTCTGAGCGGAGCAGTATATGTATCTTAGCCGAGTTATTCCCCAGCTTCATCCAACCATTCTGGAACACTGTGGGCCGGGACTGAGCTCCCTCTAAGTCTACACTGATGTTGACCCGGCCCAATAACTTTCCACCGGAGACACCGCATGTACGCCCCATTCTGCCCGTGTAGACCGACACACGGAGAGTGATGGCCTTCCCTCGGCGGAGAGCGGTGGGGTCTAGGCTAAACCCGGCGGAAGCGTCTGAGTCAGGCGGGGAGTCTCCTGCAGGTGTGGTAGTGCAGAGTGGAACGAGGGCAGTTTGGGTTTGGGAA
This genomic stretch from Castanea sativa cultivar Marrone di Chiusa Pesio chromosome 1, ASM4071231v1 harbors:
- the LOC142630999 gene encoding uncharacterized protein LOC142630999 — its product is MDPCAFVRLMVESLALKLPQATKPAGTGVHPSTTPCFCKLRIKNFPSQTQTALVPLCTTTPAGDSPPDSDASAGFSLDPTALRRGKAITLRVSVYTGRMGRTCGVSGGKLLGRVNISVDLEGAQSRPTVFQNGWMKLGNNSAKIHILLRSEPDPRFVFQFGGEPECSPVVFQIQHNIRQPVFSCKFSADRNSRSRSLPSDFTNTTNRGWMRTFSGDKERSGRERKGWMIMIYDLSGSPVAAASMITPFVPSPGTDRVSRSNPGAWLILRPNGFSVSSWKPWGRLEAWRERGPIDGLGYKFELVTDNGPTSSIPIAEATMSSKKGGQFCIDSRLNRDSALSSRSPVKGFVMGSTVEGEGKVSKPVVQVGVQHVTCMADAALFIALSAAIDLSMDACRMFSHKLRKELCHDDQDSSF